The DNA segment CGGCGACGGGCCGGAGGATCCGAACTGGTAACGGGACAGCCCTGAGTCTTCGCGGCTGACTCAGCCCGTGCGGCGGTAGAGCTCCGGGTTGCGCGGGCCGGACGGCTTGTCGCCCGGCGCGAGCCCGGGCAACCAGGTGGCGTAGTCCGACCGTTGGTTGTCGTTGGTGGCCTCGACGAGCTCCATGTCGGCGTCGACGTAGATCACCGTCATGACCCGGCGCGGGATTTCGGTGCGGTTGGGCTCGGCTCGGTGGAAGGTCCAACCAAGGTGGTAGCTGACATCGCCGAGTCGGTAGGGCTCGTCGTAGACGGGGAACCCCTGCGCCGATAGCTCCCGCTGCAACTCAGACTCCGACTGGTCACTGATGCCGAGATCCCGGCCGAATGTGAAAGCCTGACTTCCCACCGAGAAGGCCAGGGGCCCCATTTCGGCTGGTGTCTCCTGCAACGGCACCCAGACCGTGCAGCAGCGGTCGGTCGCGAACGGCCAGTAGAACTCGTCCGCGTGCCAGGGCGTGATGCCGCCGCCGGCCTCCTTGTAGAGGGCTTGATCGTGATAGAGCGCGACCGCCTCGACCCCGAGCAGCTCGGCGGCGATGCGCGCCAGTCGTGGCGCGAAGACGAACTCCCGCACCGTCGCGCTGTGCTCCCACAGATTTTCCACCTGCAGAAAGGCCTTGTCATACGTCGACCGTTCGGGCAACGGCAGGTGCATCGTGTTGCGCTCGATCACCTTGTCGGTGATTTCGGGCTCGTACGCCGCGATCGTCTCCGGCGACAGCACGCCGGGCAGCCGCACGAAGCCATCCTTGTCGAACCGCTCCTGCGAGCCGGCCGGCAACTGGTAGCGCTGGCCGAGCTCAGTGACTGCCGGAGTGTGCCTGGAGGTCTCGGTCGACACGACCGCCCCTTTCGATGGGATCCGGTGAGTTTCGTTCATCGTCTCGCGCCGCCGCGGCGTGAGACGGGCGGGGTGGCTGCAGGATCATGGGTCAGCGCGGTGTGGAGGGGACACGGGGACGAGAAGTCCACTGGTCGCGCGTCATCCACGGCAGGTCGCCGAACTTGACGGCGGTCAGCGGAGAGTCGGTGCTGAGAAGGACCTCATACATCGCCTCGCGGGTGGCCTGGTTGGGCACCCTGACGTATTCGATGAGGTGGACCGCGCCGCCGGCCGGCGCCTCGAAGCCCGGCAACGTTTCGGCTCGGGCGGCCGCGATCCCGGGCTGGTCCTTCTTACCGTCGGCGAGGTGCGTGCGAGCGAGAGCGACATCGCCGGCGTCGACCCTTGCGCCCGTGTCCGCCGACAGGCGGTTGGACTTCTGCTCCACGAAGTTGCGGACGCCCTGGACGACCCGGTCCGAGGAAGGCATCTCGTAGTCCGGCAGCGTCGTCTCGGGTGGCTTCGCAGGGTCTGAAACCGGATGCGGCAACCGCACGCCCCGCCGTGCGCCCTCCGGCAGGAACAACGCCTCGCTCAGCGCCCCGGACGCCTGGTTGGCGATGCCTTGCCAGTCGCCGCTGAACCCGGTGTCGCGCGCGAAGCGGATGTAGTCGTCCAGCAACGTCAGGCGCTGCTCGCGGGTCATGTGGTCGTATTGCCCGCGCCGTGCCAGGGATCGGACCTGACTGATGATCGCGACCCGTTCGATCAGCTCCGCCCGAGTCGGAGGGTTCTCCCCTTGGGCGGCCGAGGCATACCACTCGGGATGGGTGTCGACGAAGCTCTGGGCGTCCGCGACGAAGCCACCCCACAGCGCGTCGTCGCGCGACGCCTGTATCTCGGGGCCCCGCCGCGGCCGGGGCGCTCTCGGTGGCGCCGGAATGTCCAGCACCCGCTCCCGCGCCCGTGTTCCACGGGCGTTCAGGACTGCCTCGACGAGGGCCTCGCCCTCGGCCGGGGACTGCGCCACGCGTGCGGCCAGCCGCTCGAGCACGGTGTGGCTGCGACCGCCGAGCTCCGTCTTGTACAGCGCCCGCCAGATGGCCGAGCCGTAGGTGTCGATGAGCGCGACGACGTCCGGCCGGCTCAGTAGGTTCCAGTGCTGCTCCTGCAACCCGCGCAGTTGCAGCAAGGGATCTGCGAGCACGCGCATGAGCGCGGGCAGCTGTTCGGCTGGAACACCGCGCAGGTGCTTGGCGATCGTTGCCGGATTCGTCGTGCCGGCCTGCTGCAGGTGCGCGAGAGCCGCCTGAGTCGTGGGTTCGGCCAACAGTGGTTCGATGCGCGCGGCGAACTCCCCGATGTCGCGCAATTCCCCCAGCGGGCGGCGCTCGACCAACGCGGCGGCACCGTCGCCCGCGAACGAGTGCAGCGCTCGCATCTGGCCGACATCCAGCCCCGCGTCGGACATCCTGGCAGCCTGCTGCGCGGTGAACTCGGTGCCCTCGAGACCGTTCAGCAGTTCCCGGTCCAGATCGAGCAGCCGCTGGTCGGCCTCGGCGATCCGGGCCGGGTCGCCGGTCTCCGCGGCCTCCCGCGCTGACTGTTCGCGGGCGGTGAGCTCCTGACGCCGGTTCCGGATCCGCGGCGACTCGGCCGAACCAGCTCCGGGGGCCCGGACCGGGGCCGGGACCTCCTGTCCGGACCGGACCGGTCCGGAGCCCGTCGCTCCGCCGTCGCCGGCGGGCGGCTGCGCCCGCGGCGTTTCGGCCGCCGGGCTGGGCTCGGTGCGGCGCGCTCCCGGGAAGGCGTCGGCGACGTGCGCCGGGAGCGGCTCACCGGTCCTGGCCGAGAAGTCGGCCAGGTAGTCCTCGATCGTGGCGTACCGCTTCCGGTACCTCGCGCCCCCGGGGAGAGCGATGTCCACCTCGTAGGGTCGTGCCGTGTCCGGGTGATAGGCGTATTCGGTCACCTGTTCCCCGCGCGCGCCGTGCAACCGGATCCTGCCGCGCGCTACCCGGCCGGTTCGCTGGGCTTCGGCCGCGACGACGAGGAAGTCCCCGTCGGGGCCGCTCGGCCACCGTGCGCGGTTCGGGGTCTGCCCGGTCGTGCGGTCGGCGGCATGGCTGTGCTCCTCCAGCACCCAGCGCCCGGTGCGGGCCCGGTCGGGCAGGATCTCGTGCCAGTCCGGGTTGGCCTCACCCAGCTGCACGGCCGTCGCGTCGCCGATCACGACGAGGAAGTCGCCGCTCTCCACGTTGCGCAGCAGCGCCACCTCGGCGTACGGCGTCGACCGAACCGCGTTGCCGAACAGGTCGGTGGCGTACCGGCGGGACAGGCTGCGGCCCTCGGGGGCCATGATCACCATGCCGTGCTCGATCGCGACCTGCTCCAGGCTGTCGTGCCCGGACGGTGCGGTCTGCTCGTCGGCTCTGGCGGGTTGGGCCGGGCTGCGCTCCTCGACCGGCGGGAGTTCCGGTTCCGCCGGCCGCCGGCCCTCGCGGGGGGTTGCCGCGTGTTGGATCATCTGGGCCGCGCCCACGGCGAGTTGCAGTGACTGGTTCGCGGCATCGAGGAATGCCTCGGCGGCGAGCGCCGCGCGCTCGCCGGGCGAGGCGTCCGCAGGAATCGCCTTCAAGCGCTGCACATAACTGACGGGCACCATGACGAGCGATGTGCCCATCTGGACGTAGCCGTAGATCTCGACGCCGCGCTCGACCCAGTCCGCCGTCCGCACGAACCGGGACCCCGCCGGCACAGCCCCGGCGATCGGCCCGGCGATGCCGGCCGCAGCACCGACGATCGCGAAGACGTCCATCGCCGTCGTCAGGTCCAGCTCCAGGTAGCCGCCCTCGTACCGTCGGTACATCCGGTGGGCGGCGACGACCCCGCCGGCCACGCCGCCGACGACTCCCAGCGCCAGCGCGGCCGGTCCGGTCACCACGAGGCTCGCGATCGCAGCCGCCGTCGCGAGGCTCTCCAGCCGCTGCAAGGACCGCGCGTCGAAGCCCGGGTGCGCCCGCAACCGGTTCGGAACCAGATGGCCTTCCAACTGCCCCAGCAGGACGTCCGGTAGCCGGATCCCGATCTCGCCGCGCCCGTAGGGAACCTCGTCGGCGAAGTTCTGGAACGCCCGACTGATCGCCTCGGCCCTGCCGGCCGCGCCGCGGCTGGTGCTACTGCCGGGGTACCGATCGCGATGCCCGCTTACGGAGACGTCGATGAGCACCCACCGCTGGTGGCTGTCCGTGCTGTCGGCCAGTTCCGCCAACTGCATGACGACAGGCAGGACACGCCCGTCGGCGTCCGGGACGAAGGCGACCTGCGGGTGGTAGCCAGGGTCCTTGAGGTCAGTGACCTCCCTGAGGGTCCGCTGCTGCACCTCCGTCTGGGCCACCGCAGCCTGCAGCCTGGCGAGCTCGTCCGCAGCCGTGACGTGTCGCATCTGCAGGTCGACTCTCAGGACGCGCGCGTCGTAGTCGGTCCAGGTCTCCGGCGGCGTCCCGGCGGACTCCAGCGCGATCAGCCGACGCACCAGCTCGATCTGCTGCCGTCCTGCCTCCGCCTGCGCACGCAGGGAGGTCGGCAGGTCGGCGCGCTCGAGTGCGGTGAGCCTGTCGACCACGGCCTGTTGGTCCCGGACCTCCTGCTGCAGGTCGGCCTGCTGGTCCGCGGGTGCCTGCTGGGCTTTGCCCGCCAGCTCGGCCAGCGACGCCTGCGCTGCCTCCAGCTGGGTCGGGGCGACCATGCTGCGCGCCAGTTCCTGCGGCGACTGGACCCGCAAGGTGTACGCGGCGACGCTGGGTGCCCGGACGAAGGGGTGCGGGTTGCTTTTGGTGGCGTACACGGGGCCATGGGAGCTCACGCAGGTGACGAGGTAGACGCCGGATCGGTCGAACCTGATGACCTGCTCGTTGCTGGGCTGGCTGGCGAGGGCGACGAAGCTTCGGATCAGGGTGCCAGCGCCCCGGACCACTGTGTCCACGCCGACGAGATCGTGGGACGTGAGCAACTCGAGCGCGGAGGAGGACTCGAGGTCCTCGCCGATGTCCCCGAATCCCCTGTCGAGGGCGGCCTTCCCGGCTTCGCGGCGGTGTGCGCGGCGGCCCGCCTCGTCGGCGGCCGTCCCCGTCGTGTCCTGGATGCGAACGAAGCGCCAGGCGTAGCCCCGAAGTGCCATCGGGCCGAAGACGGCAAACTCACCCTCGATCGTCCAGTCGAGGTTCATGGTGAAGTGCAACGGGACATCGGTGACGCCGACAGCGGGCCCGTAGTAGCGGATCGACGACGGGAAGGCCGGCTGGTTCGGTGGTACTGCGTCCTCGTCGGGTTCGCCCTCGCCCGGCACCCCGATCGGGTCCGGCCCGGGCGCCGGTTTCGAGTCCGCCCGGCTCTTGCCCGCGTAGAGCACCCGGCCGGCCGTGACGATGCGCTCCCAGACGACGTCGGCGTCGTCATGCTCGCTCAGCCGGACGACGTTCGAGAACTCCGTCGTGCTCTCGCCCGACGTGCGGTCGACTGTTACCTGCTCGGCGGGTGTGTTGTCGGTGCGGCCGAGCGCGAGCCGCTTCGGGATGCCCTCCGCGGCCCACATCCGCCGCAGGGTCTCCGGCCGGGTGTCTCCGATCGTGTCCTTGGCCAGCGCGGCCAGCCGGAGCTGCTCGCTGTGCAGCCGCGTCTGCACCAGGGTGTTGATCCGGGTCGCCCATGCCGGGAGCGGTTCGCCTGCCTCCTCCGCACCGCCCCCGCCGCCCTCGCCGCTGCCCCCATTGTCCTGGGCAGAGCGCGTTGGCGTGACCTGCAGAACCACCCAGACGTGCGCGTCGACCGAATTCAGGTACTCGGTGTAGGTCGCCTTGTCCGCGGTCACGGGGGTGTCGATCATGTTGCTGATCGCCGGATCGGCGTCGCCGCGACCCAGCGCCAGCCATTGGTCGTGCTCGCCCTGGTATAGGCGCAGCAGCTGATGCTGGCCAGGCCGAGTGGCCTGCCCTGGCTTGTACACGCCGGGCCCGAGAGGGAACGCGTCCGACGTCAGCCGG comes from the Mycobacteriales bacterium genome and includes:
- a CDS encoding phytanoyl-CoA dioxygenase family protein, producing MSTETSRHTPAVTELGQRYQLPAGSQERFDKDGFVRLPGVLSPETIAAYEPEITDKVIERNTMHLPLPERSTYDKAFLQVENLWEHSATVREFVFAPRLARIAAELLGVEAVALYHDQALYKEAGGGITPWHADEFYWPFATDRCCTVWVPLQETPAEMGPLAFSVGSQAFTFGRDLGISDQSESELQRELSAQGFPVYDEPYRLGDVSYHLGWTFHRAEPNRTEIPRRVMTVIYVDADMELVEATNDNQRSDYATWLPGLAPGDKPSGPRNPELYRRTG
- a CDS encoding DUF4157 domain-containing protein — encoded protein: MSDHAPQVTQAPPTRAPASRPAAPEPVRDEFADLSDLQERLGNRATAALIESTVAGAGQPLGPSLRAEMERRFTHDFGSVRIHTGNLAAESARAVQALAYTVGHDIVLGAGQDPDSAYGRDVLMHELGHVVEHGPPPLPRGGSLAVGHVDAPAEHQADRIAEAAHRMTDRRPEAVEAAVGKGLATPARGVANARMVRRQPAPGPKAAAPEPVIPSMSEARMVKLVTDWLVKGYEIGAARAGVIMISGSTMRLYRAGQRQATVRLTSDAFPLGPGVYKPGQATRPGQHQLLRLYQGEHDQWLALGRGDADPAISNMIDTPVTADKATYTEYLNSVDAHVWVVLQVTPTRSAQDNGGSGEGGGGGAEEAGEPLPAWATRINTLVQTRLHSEQLRLAALAKDTIGDTRPETLRRMWAAEGIPKRLALGRTDNTPAEQVTVDRTSGESTTEFSNVVRLSEHDDADVVWERIVTAGRVLYAGKSRADSKPAPGPDPIGVPGEGEPDEDAVPPNQPAFPSSIRYYGPAVGVTDVPLHFTMNLDWTIEGEFAVFGPMALRGYAWRFVRIQDTTGTAADEAGRRAHRREAGKAALDRGFGDIGEDLESSSALELLTSHDLVGVDTVVRGAGTLIRSFVALASQPSNEQVIRFDRSGVYLVTCVSSHGPVYATKSNPHPFVRAPSVAAYTLRVQSPQELARSMVAPTQLEAAQASLAELAGKAQQAPADQQADLQQEVRDQQAVVDRLTALERADLPTSLRAQAEAGRQQIELVRRLIALESAGTPPETWTDYDARVLRVDLQMRHVTAADELARLQAAVAQTEVQQRTLREVTDLKDPGYHPQVAFVPDADGRVLPVVMQLAELADSTDSHQRWVLIDVSVSGHRDRYPGSSTSRGAAGRAEAISRAFQNFADEVPYGRGEIGIRLPDVLLGQLEGHLVPNRLRAHPGFDARSLQRLESLATAAAIASLVVTGPAALALGVVGGVAGGVVAAHRMYRRYEGGYLELDLTTAMDVFAIVGAAAGIAGPIAGAVPAGSRFVRTADWVERGVEIYGYVQMGTSLVMVPVSYVQRLKAIPADASPGERAALAAEAFLDAANQSLQLAVGAAQMIQHAATPREGRRPAEPELPPVEERSPAQPARADEQTAPSGHDSLEQVAIEHGMVIMAPEGRSLSRRYATDLFGNAVRSTPYAEVALLRNVESGDFLVVIGDATAVQLGEANPDWHEILPDRARTGRWVLEEHSHAADRTTGQTPNRARWPSGPDGDFLVVAAEAQRTGRVARGRIRLHGARGEQVTEYAYHPDTARPYEVDIALPGGARYRKRYATIEDYLADFSARTGEPLPAHVADAFPGARRTEPSPAAETPRAQPPAGDGGATGSGPVRSGQEVPAPVRAPGAGSAESPRIRNRRQELTAREQSAREAAETGDPARIAEADQRLLDLDRELLNGLEGTEFTAQQAARMSDAGLDVGQMRALHSFAGDGAAALVERRPLGELRDIGEFAARIEPLLAEPTTQAALAHLQQAGTTNPATIAKHLRGVPAEQLPALMRVLADPLLQLRGLQEQHWNLLSRPDVVALIDTYGSAIWRALYKTELGGRSHTVLERLAARVAQSPAEGEALVEAVLNARGTRARERVLDIPAPPRAPRPRRGPEIQASRDDALWGGFVADAQSFVDTHPEWYASAAQGENPPTRAELIERVAIISQVRSLARRGQYDHMTREQRLTLLDDYIRFARDTGFSGDWQGIANQASGALSEALFLPEGARRGVRLPHPVSDPAKPPETTLPDYEMPSSDRVVQGVRNFVEQKSNRLSADTGARVDAGDVALARTHLADGKKDQPGIAAARAETLPGFEAPAGGAVHLIEYVRVPNQATREAMYEVLLSTDSPLTAVKFGDLPWMTRDQWTSRPRVPSTPR